From one Deltaproteobacteria bacterium genomic stretch:
- a CDS encoding DUF4390 domain-containing protein encodes MKALLTALRWSILIGIFFMTSGTASAETKGHIFGEKGYDARISGPSAANADRFLVVYFALENPFDDKIRAALERGGTIRYSFEVEIETGRFLQKKTVAHRSVTRTLKHDVLRGEYIVISGPDPPRVTGLKSLEETKRFAFDHISIPMAPIERLHKGTTYRVRARVFIEQLGPEKPFEALLSIFSSSGYGSPWHESEFTY; translated from the coding sequence ATGAAAGCCTTACTTACAGCACTCCGATGGTCCATTCTCATCGGTATCTTCTTCATGACGTCCGGAACGGCCAGCGCGGAAACAAAGGGGCACATCTTTGGGGAAAAGGGATACGACGCGCGGATTTCAGGGCCCTCGGCGGCAAACGCCGATCGCTTTCTCGTCGTGTATTTCGCACTCGAAAATCCTTTTGACGACAAGATCCGGGCGGCCCTCGAACGAGGAGGCACGATCCGCTATTCCTTTGAGGTGGAGATCGAGACCGGCCGTTTCCTCCAAAAAAAGACCGTGGCCCACCGTAGCGTCACAAGGACCTTGAAGCACGACGTCCTTCGGGGAGAATACATCGTTATTTCAGGACCGGATCCCCCGCGTGTGACAGGACTCAAATCCCTGGAGGAGACAAAACGGTTCGCGTTCGATCACATCTCGATTCCCATGGCCCCGATCGAAAGGTTGCACAAAGGGACCACCTATCGTGTCAGGGCGCGTGTCTTCATCGAACAACTCGGCCCTGAGAAACCATTCGAGGCCCTGCTATCTATTTTTTCGTCTTCCGGCTATGGCAGCCCGTGGCATGAATCCGAATTCACGTACTGA
- a CDS encoding HAMP domain-containing protein, which produces MNPNSRTEKERKRKRERLAITISLFLILLFSAFGYFILERYVPANPINTTILFGILSIDILLVLYLLFLILRYLVKAIFEERQHLLGAKLRTKLVIAFVSLSLLPTLLLFWVSYQFLKTSVAYWFDVKVERALENALTVGKTYYEDQIAGLQIKGEEIARLVSRRCMTGGYVLDQACVEQIISPASLLVGIPEIRHGTPLHCVEILGPKGDVLFSKTWLPLLPPLPGPSEDIISSVLADGKISTLNDELEGSVLLRVLLPMASETGVRHILVAGTLLPQDIARLLDEIRTGYEDYNLLFLSQNPIKGVILLTLFLITLLIIFVSIWFGYRIADGITKPVQALAEATRRIAQGDLDVRLEIPGKDELSSLLRAFNTMTLDLKEARQRAENAARELQKSNAEIESRRRYMEIILDNVAAGVISVDRLGIITTMNPSAESILGKPASSFIGRSYVDVMSPEQLEEFEVIRHELLVSKTGTVQKSIRLQSNNRILSLLCNFSQLRDREGRSLGTVIVFEDLTELERIQRIAAWREVARRIAHEIKNPLTPIQLSAQRLRKKYLPMVDSEARDVFDRSTATIIEQVEDLKRLANEFSNFARMPAPRFVPTDLEKILKDLTVIYREGHPEVEFTLDMVDTLPEILVDPDQIKRAVINLLENAIAAMPDGGSVRIQVFGNTDAKEVSISIADTGTGIPPEDRKRLFEPYFSRKRGGTGLGLAIVHSIVTDHGGRIEVEDNTPRGTRFTLYLPNLPA; this is translated from the coding sequence ATGAATCCGAATTCACGTACTGAAAAGGAACGAAAACGAAAAAGGGAGCGGCTTGCCATCACCATTTCCCTTTTTCTCATCCTCCTTTTCTCCGCTTTCGGATACTTCATCCTCGAAAGATACGTCCCGGCCAACCCGATCAATACCACGATCCTTTTCGGGATCCTGAGCATCGACATCCTCCTCGTTCTCTACCTCCTTTTTCTGATCCTCAGATATCTCGTAAAGGCGATCTTCGAGGAGAGGCAACACCTCCTCGGGGCCAAGCTGCGCACCAAACTCGTCATCGCCTTTGTCTCCCTCTCTCTCCTGCCGACCCTCCTCCTGTTCTGGGTCTCCTACCAGTTTTTGAAAACGAGCGTGGCCTACTGGTTCGATGTAAAGGTGGAACGCGCCCTCGAAAACGCCCTGACGGTCGGGAAAACCTACTACGAGGACCAGATAGCGGGACTTCAGATCAAGGGAGAGGAAATCGCCCGCCTCGTCTCCCGCCGCTGCATGACGGGCGGTTATGTCCTGGATCAGGCATGCGTCGAACAGATCATCTCCCCTGCGTCCCTCCTGGTAGGCATCCCAGAGATCCGTCACGGCACCCCCCTCCACTGCGTCGAAATCCTCGGACCGAAAGGGGACGTTCTCTTCTCAAAGACATGGCTCCCCCTCCTTCCCCCCCTGCCTGGGCCATCCGAAGACATCATCAGTTCGGTCCTTGCGGATGGAAAGATCTCCACCTTGAACGATGAGCTCGAGGGCAGTGTGCTCCTGCGCGTCTTACTGCCCATGGCATCTGAAACAGGAGTCCGCCACATCCTCGTGGCTGGAACCCTCCTCCCTCAGGACATTGCACGGCTTCTCGACGAGATTCGAACCGGTTACGAGGACTACAATCTGCTTTTTCTCTCCCAGAACCCGATCAAGGGGGTCATCCTTCTCACCCTTTTCCTCATTACCCTTCTCATCATCTTTGTCTCCATCTGGTTCGGATACCGTATCGCCGACGGGATCACCAAGCCCGTTCAGGCATTGGCAGAGGCCACTCGCCGCATCGCCCAGGGGGATCTGGATGTCAGACTCGAAATTCCGGGAAAGGATGAATTGAGCAGCCTACTAAGGGCCTTCAACACCATGACCCTGGATCTCAAGGAAGCGCGGCAGCGGGCCGAAAACGCCGCGCGCGAGCTCCAGAAAAGCAACGCGGAGATCGAATCACGAAGACGCTACATGGAGATCATACTCGATAACGTGGCAGCTGGGGTCATTTCAGTGGACCGCTTGGGGATCATCACCACCATGAACCCTTCTGCGGAATCCATCCTGGGCAAGCCTGCTTCCTCTTTCATCGGGAGATCCTATGTGGATGTCATGAGTCCGGAACAGCTGGAGGAATTCGAGGTCATCAGGCACGAGCTCCTTGTGTCCAAGACGGGTACTGTCCAGAAGTCGATCCGCCTACAATCGAACAACCGCATCCTCTCCCTGTTGTGCAATTTCTCCCAGCTCCGTGACCGGGAAGGAAGATCCTTGGGGACGGTCATCGTGTTCGAGGACCTCACCGAGCTCGAACGGATCCAGAGGATCGCCGCTTGGCGGGAGGTCGCCCGCCGCATTGCGCACGAGATAAAAAACCCCCTCACACCCATACAGCTCTCCGCCCAGAGGCTGAGGAAAAAATACCTCCCTATGGTCGATTCCGAGGCCAGGGATGTCTTTGACAGGAGCACCGCCACCATCATCGAACAGGTCGAGGACCTCAAGCGTCTCGCAAACGAATTCTCCAATTTCGCCCGCATGCCAGCGCCCCGCTTTGTCCCCACGGATCTGGAAAAGATCCTCAAGGACCTGACCGTCATATACAGGGAAGGCCATCCGGAGGTGGAATTCACCCTCGACATGGTGGATACACTCCCAGAGATCCTCGTGGATCCAGATCAGATCAAACGGGCCGTCATCAACCTCCTTGAAAATGCCATTGCCGCCATGCCGGACGGCGGCTCGGTCCGAATCCAGGTCTTCGGGAATACCGACGCAAAAGAGGTCTCGATCTCCATCGCGGATACCGGAACCGGCATCCCGCCCGAAGACCGCAAGAGGCTTTTCGAGCCATATTTCTCCCGAAAACGGGGAGGCACGGGCCTTGGGCTTGCCATCGTTCACTCCATTGTGACGGACCACGGGGGAAGGATCGAGGTCGAGGACAATACGCCCAGAGGAACGCGATTCACCCTGTATCTTCCGAACCTGCCGGCATGA
- a CDS encoding sigma-54 dependent transcriptional regulator: MPSQKILIVDDEHSIIESLTGILEDEGYAITAAHDAEEALSALSQHLPDLILLDIWMPGMDGIDLLKRIKEEWPFIPVIIMSGHGTIETAVRATRLGAYDFLEKPLSYEQVILTIRNAIKYRDLEEENLLLRQKTARGQEIIGESEAMKHLKEQIAIVAPTDAWVLIQGENGTGKELVARMIYRLSRRKDKPFVEINCAAIPEELIESELFGHEKGAFTGATSMKRGKFDLANRGTLFLDEIGDMSLKTQAKILRILQEQRFERVGGRKTITVDVRIIAATNKDLEKEIEEGRFREDLYYRLNVIPIEVPPLRERKDDIPLLFTAFVREFTGNAHRSPPKIDEAIYTELMNYDWPGNVRELRNLAERLVILSRGKEIKAVDLPASIRKTRVDSGSPNGHGPTAPDVSLPDWLSAEDYRTAKAGFERAYLSRKLKENDGNIKKTAEAIGIERRHLYRKLHALGLDA; encoded by the coding sequence ATGCCCTCCCAAAAAATCCTCATCGTTGACGACGAGCATTCCATCATCGAGAGCCTCACGGGGATCTTAGAGGACGAGGGATACGCGATCACTGCGGCACACGATGCCGAAGAGGCCCTTTCAGCCCTTTCCCAACATCTTCCGGATCTGATCCTGCTTGATATCTGGATGCCAGGCATGGACGGGATCGATCTCCTTAAAAGGATCAAGGAGGAGTGGCCGTTTATCCCCGTGATCATCATGTCCGGGCACGGGACCATCGAAACGGCGGTCCGTGCAACCCGCCTCGGGGCCTATGATTTTCTGGAAAAGCCTCTCTCCTACGAACAGGTTATCCTCACCATTCGTAACGCCATCAAGTATCGGGACCTGGAGGAGGAAAACCTCCTTCTGCGGCAAAAGACCGCAAGAGGGCAGGAGATCATCGGCGAAAGCGAGGCCATGAAACACCTCAAGGAACAGATCGCCATCGTGGCTCCGACGGACGCATGGGTGCTCATACAGGGGGAAAACGGGACCGGCAAGGAGCTCGTGGCACGGATGATCTACCGTCTCAGCAGACGAAAGGACAAACCCTTTGTAGAGATCAACTGCGCGGCCATCCCAGAGGAACTCATTGAGAGCGAGCTATTTGGACACGAAAAAGGGGCCTTTACCGGTGCGACTTCCATGAAAAGGGGGAAATTCGACCTTGCCAACCGGGGGACCCTCTTTCTCGACGAGATCGGAGACATGAGTCTCAAGACCCAGGCCAAGATCCTGCGCATCCTCCAGGAACAGCGCTTTGAACGGGTCGGCGGGAGGAAGACCATCACTGTGGACGTCCGCATAATCGCAGCGACGAACAAGGACCTGGAAAAGGAGATAGAGGAAGGTCGCTTTCGGGAAGACCTATACTACCGCCTGAATGTCATCCCTATAGAGGTGCCTCCGCTCAGGGAAAGAAAGGATGACATCCCGCTCCTTTTCACCGCATTTGTCAGGGAGTTCACGGGCAATGCCCATCGCAGTCCGCCCAAAATCGATGAGGCGATCTACACGGAGCTCATGAACTACGACTGGCCGGGCAACGTTCGGGAGCTCAGAAACCTGGCTGAGCGCCTCGTGATCCTTTCCCGCGGCAAGGAAATCAAGGCCGTGGACCTGCCAGCCTCCATCCGCAAGACCCGCGTGGACAGCGGATCCCCGAACGGACATGGCCCAACGGCGCCGGATGTGTCTCTCCCCGACTGGCTTTCAGCAGAGGACTACCGGACCGCCAAGGCGGGATTCGAACGGGCCTATCTCAGCCGCAAGCTCAAGGAAAACGACGGGAACATCAAAAAGACTGCCGAGGCCATTGGCATCGAGAGAAGACACCTCTATCGGAAGCTCCACGCCCTCGGATTAGACGCCTGA
- the plsY gene encoding glycerol-3-phosphate 1-O-acyltransferase PlsY has protein sequence MPSVQTIFFPAFAYLLGSIPFGLLLARMRGVDVRSVGSGNIGATNVTRAVGKGFGLLTFCADLSKGLIPVLVCRAVLPAGLETQTILAFTGFGAVLGHCFPVFLGFQGGKGIATASGVFLGICPLALAPATVLFALAFWLTRIVSVGSLLASLALPVALHFLCTGCSGPVEVMTWAVTLLVWWKHRGNIQRLLRGEELGFRRSGV, from the coding sequence ATGCCCTCCGTCCAGACGATATTTTTTCCTGCATTCGCCTATCTTCTCGGCTCAATCCCTTTTGGCCTGCTCCTTGCGAGGATGCGTGGCGTGGATGTGCGTTCCGTTGGAAGCGGAAACATCGGAGCGACGAACGTGACCCGTGCCGTGGGCAAAGGTTTCGGTCTGCTGACCTTCTGCGCGGATCTTTCCAAGGGGCTCATCCCGGTGCTTGTGTGTCGCGCCGTCCTTCCGGCTGGTCTTGAGACGCAGACCATCCTTGCCTTCACCGGGTTCGGGGCCGTCCTCGGGCATTGTTTTCCGGTCTTTCTCGGGTTTCAGGGGGGTAAGGGGATAGCGACGGCATCCGGAGTCTTTCTCGGGATCTGTCCGTTGGCATTAGCCCCAGCCACTGTCTTGTTTGCCCTCGCCTTCTGGCTTACCCGGATCGTCTCCGTGGGTTCCCTTCTCGCCTCCCTCGCCCTTCCTGTGGCCCTTCATTTTTTATGCACAGGCTGCAGTGGTCCTGTCGAGGTCATGACATGGGCAGTGACCCTTCTGGTCTGGTGGAAGCACAGGGGCAATATCCAGAGGCTTCTTCGAGGAGAAGAGTTGGGCTTCAGGCGTTCAGGCGTCTAA